TGGTACAGCGGGTATCATCGAATACCGAAAATCATATGGAAGAAATGATCAGGCTGACCAATGCTGCTGATGAAGGTGTCGCGCGTCAGTACGAAGATATTGAGCTGGTTGCCACTGCTATGACTGAAATGGCCGCAACCGTACAGGAAGTGGCCAGTAATACGAATGAAGCGGAAAAAGCTGCCAGTACTACGGGTGAGCAAGCTAAGCGTGGCGGTGATGTCGTTAGTCAGGCGGATACACAGGTGCAGCAGATGTTGCAGAGTATTCGAAGGACTTCAGAACAGATTCAGCAACTGAAAGACGAAACTATTGAGGTTGGTAAAGTTACATCAGTCATTGATGATATCGCAGAGCAGACTAACCTGCTGGCACTGAACGCAGCTATCGAAGCGGCCCGTGCCGGTGATCAGGGACGTGGCTTTGCCGTAGTGGCGGATGAGGTACGCACGCTGGCACAGCGTACTCAGGAGTCGACAACCCAGATTCAGAATATTGTTAGTGAACTGCAACGTATGGCCGAGCAGTCCGTTGCGACAATGGAAGAGAATAACCAGCTGGCGCAGCGTAGCAGTGAGCTTTCTGTGGCGGCGGCGGAATCATTGCGAGAGATTATATCCTCTACCGATACTATTTCTTCAATGAACGTGATGATCTCCAGCGCGACTGACCAGCAGAGCAGTGTTGCGAACGACATTGATCAGCGGGTCGTGAATATCACTAACGTAGCAGCAGAAACGAAGAATGAAACGCAAATGGTCGTGAGCGCTATTCAGGAAGTACGTGAGAATTTGCAGGAACTGAATCATCTGACGCAACGCTTTAAATTGCGCAGTTAAACACCGTATAGCTGTTATATTAAAAGCCGGATGATGATCCGGCTTTTTGCGTTTTAAACTGCAGGAAATTAATAATGTCGGATAGACAGGCAAGACAGTGCTTTGCGCGTCAGAGTAGCTTCGCTGACCTGATGGCAGACCTTGATCCTGATCAGCAAGTGATATGTGCAGGGGTGCGTCAGAAATTGCTGGAGTTGTCTGTTCCGCTGAATGAAGTGATCTGGCATCAGCAGCGGCTCGTAACTTATGGTCTGATAGTGGATGAATACGCTGCTACAGCGACGGATAACTTTATGTATATCTGCATTGAAAAAGAGGTTCAACTGGGCTTTTATTACGCTTCCGAACTGGCTTATGCAGCTGAAATACTGAATGCTCGCGGACGCCTGGTTATAAATAATATTGATGTGCTGCAATCTGCTGCCGTGACGGCGTTATTGATGGCTGCTCTGGAACAGAGAAGTATCTGCTAAGTGTTTTTTGTAAGGTGGTTTCTGTTGTGTGCGATTGGCAGTATCTGTAGCGGTATCAATACTGATGATTAGATTTTTATGGGTAACGAGTTGTGAATAAAGAGTCAGTATTACCGGACTTATCCGCTGCCTGTGACTGCGTTGTATTTTTACTGGTGCGCAACGGTCAGATGCTGCTTGAAAAACGTTCTATGCTGAAAACCTCAGGGCCGGGTTTAGTCAGTATGCCGGGCGGGCATGTCGATCCCGGTGAAAATTATGAACAAGCTTTATTGCGGGAAATACAGGAAGAACTGGGTGTTCGACCACTGCGCTGGCAGCATTTTTGTACCTTGTATTATCAGACTGCTGAGTTGCAACGGAATCATTACTATCTGGTGGATAACTGGCAAGGTGAGATTCAGTGTTTCGAAGCTGAATCACTGCGTTGGGTTGGGTTAAGTGATGTTGAACAGCTGGATGTGCTGGAAGACCGAATGGCCCTGCAGGCTTACCAGCAACTGATAGCTACTCTGT
The DNA window shown above is from Aliamphritea ceti and carries:
- a CDS encoding NUDIX hydrolase; amino-acid sequence: MNKESVLPDLSAACDCVVFLLVRNGQMLLEKRSMLKTSGPGLVSMPGGHVDPGENYEQALLREIQEELGVRPLRWQHFCTLYYQTAELQRNHYYLVDNWQGEIQCFEAESLRWVGLSDVEQLDVLEDRMALQAYQQLIATLS
- a CDS encoding methyl-accepting chemotaxis protein, translated to MYSRLAGGIDGVLRMLGAKTLNAQFMLSYALIFLLAAAAAISLYMSMAINPETINTAGRQRMLSQRIAKEAMLVAAQAEQQTALTKTIQLFESSHQMILNGDESRGMNPISDRTIIAQMRHVEGLWKTYKAAINQHVAKPTDQTLAQIQQQSPVVLKEMNKAVGMMTATANETVKSQLLIAFVCIIAILVLVVFGRMFGLTMLMSNIERLRKRMSEVGKGDFSHRFNVDHVDNEVGQLFNSYNEMLEHASELLDVVQRVSSNTENHMEEMIRLTNAADEGVARQYEDIELVATAMTEMAATVQEVASNTNEAEKAASTTGEQAKRGGDVVSQADTQVQQMLQSIRRTSEQIQQLKDETIEVGKVTSVIDDIAEQTNLLALNAAIEAARAGDQGRGFAVVADEVRTLAQRTQESTTQIQNIVSELQRMAEQSVATMEENNQLAQRSSELSVAAAESLREIISSTDTISSMNVMISSATDQQSSVANDIDQRVVNITNVAAETKNETQMVVSAIQEVRENLQELNHLTQRFKLRS